TAGATTTTCAgaaagatttttattttcttgcagAGATTCTTACCTTCGGAATTTGGCAACGACGTGGACCGTACGGTGGCCATCGAGCCTGCGCTATCGGAATTCATCATGAAAGCTCAGATACGGCGTGCCATAGAAGCCGCGGAGATACCTTATACATATGTTGTCACAGGTTGCTTTGCTGGCTTTTTCATACCTAGTTTGGGCCAATGCCACTTGCGATTCAGAACCCCTCCTACTGACAAAGTTTTCATCTACGACAGTGGCGATGCTAAAGGTACTCGATACACCCACTTATCGTTACATTCAGTTCAGTTACTTGTTCAGCGTTGTgattcttttctctctctttgttgtTGTTAGCTATTATCAACACTGAAGAGGACATTGTTGCGTATACAATGAAAGCTGTTGATGACCCGAGAACACTTAACAAGATTCTCTACGTCCATCCACCCAAGAACATTGTCTCGCAGAACGATATGGTCAGCTTGTGGGAGGGAAAGATCGGTAAGACTCTGGAGAAGACTTATGTTTCAGAGGAAGAACTTCTCAAAAGCATCCAAGGTTGATCACTTTTACCATGTAAACCGTTTTTGATATCTTATACTAATCAGTCAAAaagtatttctaaatttttctttcttttcacttGGTGCAGAGGCTCAGCATCCAATGGACTTTGTGATGGGTTTGATCCACGCAGTACTTGTGCAAGGTGATCTTACCTCCTTCACTATAGACCCTTCTGTTGGAGTGGAGGCTTCCGAGCTTTACCCCGATGTCAAGTACACCAGCGTGGATGAGTTTCTCAACCAGTTTGTTTGAGAACAAACAACATCCTTTATGAGTTGCATGTACTATTTCAATAATCTGAGATCGATTGATTCGAATGTTAGACGCTAATCTTATCTCAAAAGAGGCTTATTATTTGATTGATACAATAACAAAACATAACCGGTCCAGGAACATTATTTTACTGATAGAGTAGATAAGACATTGAACCACATCATCACCACACACAAACAGATGAAACTAGTAGTAGTTTTAGGGGTTAACCTTGTGTTCCCATCCTGCAATCACATACCTCTCCTCAGTCTTTGTTTTCTCAAACGAGTCAAGAGAGAACAAAGCCTTCATGTAGCCATGAACATGTGGCAAGCTCTCGGGAACAGACCAGCTTTTGTAGTGGCCAAGAGCCACCTTGAGATGGTAAAGCTTCGGTGCTAAGCTTAGATCCACAGCGCTGACTTTCCCTCCGGCGATGAAAGGACCGTCATGAGTCTTGAGATGAGTCTCCAGAGCTTCAAGCTCATCAAGCAAGGCCTTCTCGGATCCGTCGCTGGAGTCTTTGCTCTTCAAGAAGGTCACGAAAGTACCGAAGATTTTGGATCCAACGGAGGCAAACTCAGGAGGAGTCTTGAGAGATGGCTCAGGATACTTCTCCTCGAGGATGCCGGTGATGACGTCGGAATCAGACACCCACTTGTCGTCGTTCTTGAGGACTGGTACTTTCCCTTCAGGACTAATGGCTAAGAACCTGTATCGTATATAAACCAAAGCCAGCTTCTTGTCAATGAGTAGAACAAGCTAAGATCGAATCTAAGGTTTTTGGGGTGAGAGAAAGAAACTAACCACTGAGGTTTGTCGGAGATGTTGATCAGATGCATTTTGTAGGGAAGATTCTTCTCCTCGAGGGTGAGAAGAACCCGTTGGCTGAAAGGGCCTGAAACGACAAATcatgtattataaatttttacatTTGAAGATCAGAAACTGATATTAAAAAagagctagagagagagagagaagggaagTTACAGTCGCCGAGAGCATCAGGGGCACCAACGGCGGCTTTCACGCAGACTTCGAGAGCCAtcttttaactattttatttatttatttggagCGATGGAATAATCATCGAGTTAAGCAGTGCTTTTAAATAGAGTCCTCACTCTCTCTTTTTAGTGGTTAAACCAAACCAGTGGTCCATTATTGCCGAAGCTTTGAGAAGGACAATGTTATCTTTTC
This genomic interval from Brassica napus cultivar Da-Ae chromosome A6, Da-Ae, whole genome shotgun sequence contains the following:
- the LOC106346949 gene encoding isoflavone reductase homolog P3, with translation MTSKILVIGATGYIGKVFVEGSVKSGHTTFALVRESSLTDPVKAELVQSFKDLGVTILYGSLNEKESLVKAIKQVDVVISALGRTQILDQVNIIDAIKEAGNVKRFLPSEFGNDVDRTVAIEPALSEFIMKAQIRRAIEAAEIPYTYVVTGCFAGFFIPSLGQCHLRFRTPPTDKVFIYDSGDAKAIINTEEDIVAYTMKAVDDPRTLNKILYVHPPKNIVSQNDMVSLWEGKIGKTLEKTYVSEEELLKSIQEAQHPMDFVMGLIHAVLVQGDLTSFTIDPSVGVEASELYPDVKYTSVDEFLNQFV
- the LOC106346950 gene encoding glutathione S-transferase DHAR1, mitochondrial, which encodes MALEVCVKAAVGAPDALGDCPFSQRVLLTLEEKNLPYKMHLINISDKPQWFLAISPEGKVPVLKNDDKWVSDSDVITGILEEKYPEPSLKTPPEFASVGSKIFGTFVTFLKSKDSSDGSEKALLDELEALETHLKTHDGPFIAGGKVSAVDLSLAPKLYHLKVALGHYKSWSVPESLPHVHGYMKALFSLDSFEKTKTEERYVIAGWEHKVNP